TCCACCGGGGTGTCGTCGCCGGTGCCGCCGTAGCGGGCGCCGAGGTCGGCCAGCGCGTCGCGGATCAATTGCTGCGCCACCGGCGCGTCGAACCGCACCACCCGGATCTCAATCTCACTCACGGTATCCAGGGTACGGCCGGCGCGGGGCCTCACCGAAAGTGGTCCCAGCCCCTCGGCCCCTCGTAGGGTTCGCCGTCGACGGTGACCCCGGCGCCGGCCGTGACCAGGCCGATCGCCCGCCAGTCCGCCGGCAGCGCCACCGCCGGGGGGAAGGTCGCGGCCAACGCGTGGTCCTCACCACCGGCCAAAATCCAGGTGTACGGGTCGACACCGAGCGCCTGTGCGGCGTCGGCCATCTGCCGGGGCACCTCGAACGCGTCCCGGCGCACGTCGATCGCCACCCCGCTGGCCACCGCGACGTGCCCGAGGTCGGCGAGCAGCCCGTCCGACACGTCGATCATGGAGGTGGCGCCGAGCCGGGCCGCCTGCGGCCCGGCCGCGTACGGCACCTGCGGCCGCCGGTACGCCTCGACCAGCAGCCGGGGGGTACGGAAGCCCCGGGTGAGCACGGTCAGGCCGGCCGCGGCGTACCCGGTGCGGCCGGCCAGGGCCAGCACGTCACCGGGGCGGGCGCCGGAGCGCACCACGGGCGGACGGCCACCGAGGTCGCCCAGCGCGGTGACGGCGACGGTCAGGGTGGGGCTGGACGACATGTCCCCGCCGACCACGCTCGCGCCGACAGTGGCCGCCTCCGCGGCCAGCCCGTCGGCCAACTCCTCTGCCCAACTGGTTTCCAGGTCCGCCGGCATGCAGAGGGCGACCAGCAGGGCGGTCGGTGTGGCGCCCATCGCGGCGATGTCGGCCAGGTTGGCCGCCGCGGCCCGATGCCCGACGTCCCGGGCCGAGCACCAGTCCCGCCGGAAGTGCCGGCCGTCGACCAGCACGTCGGTGGAGGCGGCGACCCGGGCGTCCGGGGCGGCCACCACCGCCGCGTCGTCCCCTGGGCCGAGCAGGACCGTCGGTCCGACCGGCAGGCGGGCGGTGATCCGCCCGATCAATCCGAACTCGCCGATCCCGCCCACGCTGGCGACACCGCCGGCGTTCCGTCCGTTCTGCCCGGCACCGCCGCGCTCGCTCACTGCTGCTCCTTGACCACCGATAGGGATCAGACCTGGTCCGTAAGGTAGTTTCACCCTTCGGGCCGCCCCTGGGCGGCGACGGACGGAGGTCGAGTCGTGGTACAGGCGTACATCCTCATCCAGACCGAGGTCGGCCGCGCACGTGACGTGGCCGGTCTCATCGCGGACCTTGCCGGCGTGGTACGGGTCGACGCCGTCACCGGGCCGTACGACGTGGTCGTCCTCACCGAGGCGAACACCGTCGACGAGCTCGGCAAACTCATCGTCAGCAAGGTGCAGATGGTGCCCGGCATCACTCGCACCCTCACGTGTTCGGTGGTGCGGCTGTAAGTGGACGAGATGGCTACCTCCTCCGCCGCTGAGAACGACGAGCGGCTCGACGGGACGCGCGACGGTTCGCCCGAGCCGGCTGACGGTATCCGCGAGCCGGCCGAGCCGACCGCCGACGCGCCGGCTGGCCGGGACCGGACCATCCGCGGCGCGGCCCTGCTGGCCACGTTGATCGCGTTGCCGGTCACGCTGCTGGTGGCCGTGCTGGCCTTCACCAAGCTCTCCCCGGCCGAGCCGGCCGCCACGCCGAGCCCCACCACCGCCCGGGCGCAGTCCACCGCTCCGGTCGAGATGGCCGCCCCGGCGCTGGCCGCCCGCCCGGCCACGGTGTGCCGTGCCCTGCTGTCCCAGCTGCCGCCGACCATCCAAGATCTGGCCCAGCGCCCGGTCACCGCCGGTCCGGAGCAGAACGCCGCGTACGGCGACCCCGCCCTCACCGTGGCCTGTGGCGGCACCGAGCCGACCATCCCGCCCACCGACGAGGTCTGGACGGTCAACCGGGTCTGCTGGCATCCCGTGGAGCAGGGCGACGTGACAGTGCTCACCGCGGTCGACCGGGAGACGCCGGTGACGGTGCGCATCCCACGCTCCTACGAGCAGCCGTTGCAGTGGGTGGCGCCGGTCTCCAGCGCGATCGTCGCCACGGTGCCCTCCGGCGGCGACGTTCCCGCCGGCTGCCGGGCCTGATCCGACGCACGTTCCGCCGGAGCGTGGCGTCGCGGGCCGGCCGGCGGCCGTGGCTCAGTGCAGGCCGACGCCGCGCCGCTGGGCGGTGCGGATCAGGCGGTTGACCAGCTTCGGGTACTCCAGGCCGGAGGCCGCCCACATGCGCGGGAACATCGACGTCGGCGTGAACCCGGGCATGGTGTTGATCTCGTTGAGGTAGACGTCCAGCTCGGGGGTGACGAAGAAGTCGGCCCGTGCCAGACCGGCGCAGTCCAGCGCGGTGAACGCGCGGACGGCGTACTCCTGCACCTGTCGGGTCACCTTCTCCGGCAGCCCGGCCGGAATGTCGTACTCGCAGGAGTCGTCGAGGTACTTCGCCTCGAAGTCGTAGAAGTCGTGATCGGCGACGACACGCACCTCGGCCAGCACGGACGCCTCGGGCGCACCGCCGGCCTCCCCCTCCAGCACGCCGCACTCGATCTCGCGGCCGACGATCGCGGCCTCGATGATGACCTTCGGGTCGAACTGCCGGGCGGTGGCTACCGCCTCGTCCAGCTGCGCCCAGTCGGTGACCCGGGTGATGCCGAACGACGAGCCGGCCCGGGACGGCTTGACGAAGACCGGCAGGCCGAGGCGGTCCTTGTCCTGGTCGCTGAGCGTCATCCCGTTGCGCAGCACCGCGTACCGGCCGACCGGGATGCCCTCGACCGCGCAGAGCTTCTTGGTGAACTCCTTGTCCATCGCGGCGGCGGAGGCGAACACGTTCGCCCCGACGTAGGGGATGCCGGCCATCTCCAGCATTCCCTGGATGGTGCCGTCCTCGCCGTACGTGCCGTGCAGCACCGGGAAGACCACGTCCACGTCGGCCAGCGCGCGAGGGCCCTCGGTCGGGTCGAGCACCATCAGCCCGTTGCCGGTCGGGTCGGCGCGCAGCACGATGTCCGCTCCGGAGTCGGCGGTGATCTCGGGCAGTTGGCGGGCGTTGATCGCGAGCTGGGCGGGGTCGCCGTTGGTCAGCACCCACTGGCCGGCCCGGGTGATGCCCACGGGCACCACCTCGTACTCGTCGGGATCGAGCGCGCCGAACACGCTTCCGGCGCTGACGCAGGAGATGCCGTGCTCCGGGCTGCGGCCGCCGAAGACGATCGCTACGCGGGTCTTGCCTGGGGTGGTCACTCCGGTCACCTCTTCGTACGCGACTGCGGCTGGTCGTGCTCGCCGATGGCGCTCACCCGGTTGACCTTACTGTGCGTGGCGGCAGGGCGAGGCGATACCCGGCGAGCCGCGGCTCGACACGGCAATCGGTCAACAGGGGATATACGGTGCGTGACGGGGTGTCGTCCGGCGGTGTGCCGCCGACCCGCACTGAGGCGTCAGTCCGGGGCGTGCCGGCGACCGACGGCGATCACCTTCACCCGCTGGCGGCCGGCCCGCACCATGCCCAGGGCCATGAACGCACCGGCGATCCGGTCGGCGGCCTCCCGACTGCTGGCACCGACCACCTGCCGGCGCCGCTCGGGCGCGGTCCGCTCGTTGCGCTCGACGCCCTCGACGGGACGCACGTCGGTGAGGACCACCAGGAAGCGGGTCATCGTCGGCCGTCCGGGTGTACGGCGGGGGGCTCCGGACCGGTGCGCACGTCGTCTCCTTCCGGCGGGCCGGGATGGCGGCGGCACGCGACGATCGGGTACGGGGGAGAAACCCGATCGCCGCGCGCCCCATCCCCTCCGGTCGCTCACCGCCACCGTCGCCACGACAACCGGCAGTGAGGACGCGATGACAGATTGACACGTGTAGAGCCGTGAATGCAACTCTCATCGACGTTCTCTCATGCAGACGTTCCCACGAATGTGTGCGACCATCGATGCATGGCCCCGAAGACCGCCCGTGCCCGCCGGCTCGGCATCGCCCTGCGCCACCACCGGGAAGCCGCCGGGCTGACACTCGAGACCGCCGCGGATGAGATCAACAGCACCCGCAGCACCCTCTCGCGGTACGAGAACGCGCAGACACTGATCAGCCCGGCCACCGTGCGCGCCCTGCTCACCTCGTACGGGGTGGGCGCGGACGAGGTGGCCGCCGCGGTGCAGCTCGCCAAGGACGCCCGCAAGCCGGGCTGGTGGGTGTCGTACTCCTACCTGCTGGACCCGCGCACCATCGACTTCATCGCCCTTGAGGCCGAGGCCACCGCCATCGCCAACTTCGAACCCTCGGTGGTGCCCGGCCTGCTGCAGACCGCCGACTACATCCGGGGGGTGATGCGCGGCGGCCCGCACACCCTCGGCGACGACCTGGTGGAGCAGCGGGTCAAGGTCCGCCTCGACCGGCAACAGCGGCTGACCGGCGACGACCCGCCCATCCTCGACGCGATCATCGACGAGGGCGCGCTGCTACGCCCGGTCGGCGACCAGTCAGTGATGGACGGGCAGCTGCGCCACCTGGTCAAGATGGCCGAACTGCCGAACATCTCGGTCCAGGTGATCCCGCTCTCCGCCGGCTACCACCGAGGCACCCGAGGCTCGCTGCACATCCTGGAGTTCGCCGACCCGGAGGACCCGATCATCGCCTCGGTGGAGACCGTCGCCGGTCAGATGATCCTCGACCGAGCCGGCGAGACGCGTACCTGCACCAAAATCATGGAGCATCTGCGGAGCGTGGCGCTCAGCCCGGCCGACAGCCGGAAGCAGCTCCTGTCACTCCTGAAGGGACGGTAGGACCGATGACACCGACGATCACAGCGGCGCTGGCTGCGGCGGCGTGGCGCAAGAGCAGCCGCAGCGGCGACCAGGGTGCTTGTGTGGAGGTGGCCGCGCTCCCCCGACTGGTCGCCGTACGCGACTCCAAGGACCCGACCGGCCCGGCCCTGCTGTTCCCGCCGGCCGCCTGGACGGCCTTCGCCCAGGCCCCGCCCCGCCGCTGACCGGACGAGGCGGGCGCGGCACGGGCTCAGGCCCGCGTCGCGGAAGCTCGGGCTCGGGTTCGGGCTCGGGCTCGGCGGCTCACGCGACCAGCGGGCTGGACTCCGGTACGGCGCGCAGCGCCTCCAGGGCGGCGATGGCCACGCCCCGGGCGCCGGCCATGTCCCGCTCCGGCACCAGGGCGAAGGTGGCCACGGCCGCCTGCTCCTCGCGGAGCACTGTGTGCTCGCGGACCGTCGCCAGGAACCAGTCGCGGAACTCGGGCGCCGCCTCCACCACCCCGCCGCCGACGAAGTACGCGTGCGGGTCGGTGAAGTTGGCCGCCACGGTGAACAGCCGACCCAGCGCCACCGCCTGCTGGGTGAAGAGGTCCCGGGCCAGCGCGTCCCCCTGCTCGCCGTAGCCGCGGACCAGCTTCGCCGCACGGGCGACCGGCTCGGCGGCGAGCGGGTGGTCGGGGTACCGGGTCAGCCAGTACGGCAGCAGGTTGCGCTCGATGCCGGTCAGCGAGGCGACGCTCTCGACGTCCCCGGTGAACCCGCAGGCGCAGGTCGGCTCCGGCTGCTCCGGGCCGAGCAGCCCGGTCAGCGGGATGTGCACGTGACCCAGCTCCCCGGCCATCCCGGCCGCGCCGGCGATCACGCGCCCGCCCTCGACCACGCCGCCGCCGAGGCCGGTGCCGACGATCGCGGAGACCGACGACCGGTTCATCGCCTCGGCGCCGAAGTACACGTGGTGGGCGTAGAGCGCGGCCGCGTTGCCGTCGTTGTGGTAGACCACCGGCAGGCCCAGCCGCCGCTCCAGCGCGCCCCGCACGTCGAAGCCACGCCACGCCGCCTGGGAGAAGTTGGTCGAGCCGCGCGACGAGATGACACCGGTGGCGCTGGCCGGGCCCGGAGTGTCCAGCCCCACCGCCCGAACCAGTTCGCGGGGCAC
Above is a window of Micromonospora coriariae DNA encoding:
- a CDS encoding helix-turn-helix domain-containing protein codes for the protein MAPKTARARRLGIALRHHREAAGLTLETAADEINSTRSTLSRYENAQTLISPATVRALLTSYGVGADEVAAAVQLAKDARKPGWWVSYSYLLDPRTIDFIALEAEATAIANFEPSVVPGLLQTADYIRGVMRGGPHTLGDDLVEQRVKVRLDRQQRLTGDDPPILDAIIDEGALLRPVGDQSVMDGQLRHLVKMAELPNISVQVIPLSAGYHRGTRGSLHILEFADPEDPIIASVETVAGQMILDRAGETRTCTKIMEHLRSVALSPADSRKQLLSLLKGR
- a CDS encoding thiamine-phosphate kinase, giving the protein MGGIGEFGLIGRITARLPVGPTVLLGPGDDAAVVAAPDARVAASTDVLVDGRHFRRDWCSARDVGHRAAAANLADIAAMGATPTALLVALCMPADLETSWAEELADGLAAEAATVGASVVGGDMSSSPTLTVAVTALGDLGGRPPVVRSGARPGDVLALAGRTGYAAAGLTVLTRGFRTPRLLVEAYRRPQVPYAAGPQAARLGATSMIDVSDGLLADLGHVAVASGVAIDVRRDAFEVPRQMADAAQALGVDPYTWILAGGEDHALAATFPPAVALPADWRAIGLVTAGAGVTVDGEPYEGPRGWDHFR
- a CDS encoding DUF3515 family protein; translation: MATSSAAENDERLDGTRDGSPEPADGIREPAEPTADAPAGRDRTIRGAALLATLIALPVTLLVAVLAFTKLSPAEPAATPSPTTARAQSTAPVEMAAPALAARPATVCRALLSQLPPTIQDLAQRPVTAGPEQNAAYGDPALTVACGGTEPTIPPTDEVWTVNRVCWHPVEQGDVTVLTAVDRETPVTVRIPRSYEQPLQWVAPVSSAIVATVPSGGDVPAGCRA
- a CDS encoding DUF397 domain-containing protein, with the protein product MTPTITAALAAAAWRKSSRSGDQGACVEVAALPRLVAVRDSKDPTGPALLFPPAAWTAFAQAPPRR
- a CDS encoding ROK family protein — its product is MGSAGVPVVVGLDNGGTSNNATVLTVDGRFLVDGLLEIPSEVRAGPDAAIEALARALDGALAQTGVPRELVRAVGLDTPGPASATGVISSRGSTNFSQAAWRGFDVRGALERRLGLPVVYHNDGNAAALYAHHVYFGAEAMNRSSVSAIVGTGLGGGVVEGGRVIAGAAGMAGELGHVHIPLTGLLGPEQPEPTCACGFTGDVESVASLTGIERNLLPYWLTRYPDHPLAAEPVARAAKLVRGYGEQGDALARDLFTQQAVALGRLFTVAANFTDPHAYFVGGGVVEAAPEFRDWFLATVREHTVLREEQAAVATFALVPERDMAGARGVAIAALEALRAVPESSPLVA
- a CDS encoding Lrp/AsnC ligand binding domain-containing protein translates to MVQAYILIQTEVGRARDVAGLIADLAGVVRVDAVTGPYDVVVLTEANTVDELGKLIVSKVQMVPGITRTLTCSVVRL
- a CDS encoding D-alanine--D-alanine ligase family protein; translation: MTTPGKTRVAIVFGGRSPEHGISCVSAGSVFGALDPDEYEVVPVGITRAGQWVLTNGDPAQLAINARQLPEITADSGADIVLRADPTGNGLMVLDPTEGPRALADVDVVFPVLHGTYGEDGTIQGMLEMAGIPYVGANVFASAAAMDKEFTKKLCAVEGIPVGRYAVLRNGMTLSDQDKDRLGLPVFVKPSRAGSSFGITRVTDWAQLDEAVATARQFDPKVIIEAAIVGREIECGVLEGEAGGAPEASVLAEVRVVADHDFYDFEAKYLDDSCEYDIPAGLPEKVTRQVQEYAVRAFTALDCAGLARADFFVTPELDVYLNEINTMPGFTPTSMFPRMWAASGLEYPKLVNRLIRTAQRRGVGLH